From the genome of Nicotiana sylvestris chromosome 2, ASM39365v2, whole genome shotgun sequence, one region includes:
- the LOC104221906 gene encoding uncharacterized protein: protein MGKKASGGGEGERGEEGDSSSGKEGFNLLGKPRFKKLENGRYKCVETGHELPAHARESYAQSKHCRLGLIDAALSKNKPPLNMFDQDPFNRSKLICKLTGDTVNKSEEHVWKHMSGKRFLKMLEKRETENEIANGGLEKQTEKQGEDGEAKKTDSKANRRDKKKNKKKETEDASKIISEIRDSSGKNSDSEEDAEFWMPPAGERWDNDDGGDRWGSGSESGPEDDDANVEDGGIEEDSHAAGELSKRAKRMSLEIGPSSFASRKKKKKTSATAT, encoded by the exons ATGGGGAAAAAAGCAAGCGGGGGAGGAGAAGGAGAAAGAGGAGAAGAAGGCGATAGCTCTAGTGGAAAAGAAGGTTTCAATTTGTTGGGGAAGCCGAGATTCAAAAAGTTGGAGAATGGCCGCTACAAATGCGTGGAAACAGGCCACGAGCTGCCGGCGCACGCCAGGGAATCTTATGCTCAAAGCAAGCACTGCCGATTGGGTCTAATTGATGCTGCTCTTTCTAAGAATAAACCTCCCCTCAACATGTTCGACCAAGACCCTTTCAATCG GTCAAAATTGATATGTAAATTAACAGGAGATACAGTTAATAAGTCTGAGGAGCACGTATGGAAGCATATGAGTGGGAAACGGTTCCTCAAAATGTTAG AGAAAAGggaaactgaaaatgaaattgcaaACGGAGGGCtagaaaagcaaacagaaaagCAAGGAGAAGACGGAGAAGCTAAGAAGACAGATAGCAAAGCTAATCGTCGggacaagaagaaaaacaaaaagaaagaaacagaAGATGCTAGCAAGATTATATCAGAAATAAGGGATTCTTCTGGAAAAAACAGTGACTCGGAAGAAGACGCCGAATTTTGGATGCCTCCAGCTGGTGAACGTTGGGACAATGATGATGGAGGTGATCGATGGGGATCTGGTTCAGAATCAGGACCAGAAGATGATGATGCTAATGTGGAAG ATGGAGGAATTGAAGAGGATAGCCATGCTGCTGGAGAGCTTTCAAAGCG GGCAAAACGCATGTCCCTTGAGATCGGACCCAGTAGCTTTGCctcgaggaagaagaagaagaagaccagTGCTACTGCTACATGA